The following proteins are co-located in the Terriglobales bacterium genome:
- a CDS encoding EutN/CcmL family microcompartment protein, with amino-acid sequence PDDTEHGEPVLALDAVDAGVGDRVLVVQEGYSAMSAAGRVNAPIDMTIVGVVDTVDMLKT; translated from the coding sequence CCCGGACGACACCGAGCACGGTGAACCCGTCCTGGCACTCGATGCCGTGGATGCCGGGGTAGGCGACCGCGTCCTGGTGGTGCAGGAAGGCTATTCCGCCATGAGCGCCGCCGGCCGCGTCAACGCGCCCATCGACATGACCATTGTCGGCGTCGTCGACACAGTGGACATGCTGAAGACGTAG
- the glp gene encoding gephyrin-like molybdotransferase Glp: MVTPSAPPVLPFPDARRVVEERAREARPTEIEPLPLPESRGRVLAENVLCDRDLPPFPRATRDGFAVRAADLATLPARLRVVGEIRAGGGTPPGFTSLAAGEAIEIMTGAAVPAGADAVVMVEYTARKGPMVEVTRTAAAGENVVPPGSEARAGDVIVALGTRLGYAQIGAAAAAGRTEVRVHSRPHVALLATGDEIVDMAAEPGPNQIRNSNSYSLAAQVEAAGGDPARLPIAPDEREALRRLIQQGLGADLLLITGGVSVGRYDLVEQVLGDFDAEIFFAGALIQPGRPVVFGRAARQPNARPTFFLGLPGNPISTMVTFELFARPLLEALSGAAPEPLHFLRARLKSEVKTKTGLTRFLPARLSGQLEETEVERVLWQGSGDLASAARANCFLVVPPDREQLAAGEMVAVLLR; encoded by the coding sequence ATGGTTACCCCTTCCGCGCCCCCGGTATTGCCTTTTCCGGACGCCCGCCGCGTGGTCGAGGAACGCGCCCGCGAGGCCCGACCGACAGAGATCGAGCCGCTTCCGCTTCCCGAAAGCCGCGGCCGGGTGCTGGCCGAAAACGTGCTCTGCGACCGCGACCTGCCGCCCTTTCCCCGAGCCACCCGTGACGGCTTTGCCGTGCGCGCGGCGGACCTGGCCACCCTCCCGGCGCGACTGCGAGTCGTGGGCGAGATTCGTGCCGGCGGCGGGACGCCCCCGGGTTTCACTTCGCTGGCCGCAGGGGAGGCCATCGAGATCATGACCGGGGCCGCGGTTCCCGCGGGCGCGGACGCCGTGGTCATGGTGGAGTACACCGCCCGCAAGGGTCCTATGGTGGAGGTGACGCGCACCGCCGCGGCCGGTGAGAACGTGGTGCCGCCCGGGAGTGAAGCCCGCGCCGGGGACGTGATCGTAGCCCTCGGCACCCGCCTGGGCTACGCCCAGATCGGCGCCGCAGCGGCCGCCGGGCGCACCGAGGTGCGCGTGCACAGCCGTCCGCATGTGGCACTGCTGGCGACCGGCGACGAGATCGTGGACATGGCCGCCGAACCCGGGCCCAACCAGATCCGCAACTCCAACAGCTATTCGCTGGCCGCGCAGGTGGAGGCGGCGGGCGGCGACCCGGCGCGGTTGCCCATCGCACCCGACGAGCGCGAGGCCCTGCGCCGGCTCATCCAGCAGGGGCTTGGGGCCGACCTGCTGCTCATCACCGGCGGCGTCTCCGTGGGCCGCTACGACCTGGTGGAGCAAGTGCTGGGCGATTTCGACGCGGAGATCTTTTTCGCCGGCGCCCTCATCCAGCCCGGACGCCCGGTGGTGTTCGGGCGCGCGGCGCGCCAGCCCAACGCGCGCCCCACGTTTTTTCTGGGCCTGCCGGGGAACCCCATCTCAACCATGGTGACCTTCGAATTGTTCGCGCGCCCGCTGTTGGAAGCGCTTTCCGGCGCCGCGCCCGAGCCGCTGCATTTCCTGCGCGCGCGATTGAAGTCGGAGGTGAAAACAAAGACCGGCCTGACGCGGTTCTTGCCCGCGCGGCTCTCCGGCCAGCTCGAGGAAACCGAGGTCGAGCGAGTGCTCTGGCAGGGCTCGGGAGACCTGGCCTCGGCGGCCCGCGCCAACTGCTTCCTGGTGGTGCCTCCGGACCGCGAGCAGTTAGCCGCGGGGGAGATGGTCGCAGTCCTGTTGCGCTGA
- a CDS encoding TonB-dependent receptor translates to MPLRGFLLVPILLGAWVCASAEQLTVRVFDPHGAAVGGARVALYKQESSTAVAVQATSAQGAAVFAQLTAGAYRVEVLAAAFAAYEGAVEIPRDAEHKAQLTVAGRAETVVVTASGTPLPAAESGAPVAILDRATLEVMQPTAEGEALRFLPGAVINTAGRRGGIASLFVRGGDSRYNKVLVDGVPVAEPGGTFDFGVVPLQEAERVEFVRGAVGTLYGSDAMTSVVEVFSAAGRTRTPELRFGADGGHFSTAHGYASLAGARGRLDFNLFADEFHTQGQGVNDEYGNSSQGGNIGVTLSPRVFFRLRARHSNNRSGVQGAWEFNGAPLASPDIDQFARQRNFLASAELAIAAPARWQHRLRGYEYNHKRLNQDDVADRGCDVAAFDFTDCFFSSFTNINRAGFSYQGEYAPRAWLRTTFGYEFEDENGALDSEFLTLDFGTFTPALGTSHTRGLRRNHALYAEQVFTRGRIAAVYGFRYAHNESFGNRVVPRVAVSVLALHGGQALSGTRLRFAYGEGIKAPRFEESFGFTGSFPTLPNPDLKAEENRSLEGGFEQGFAGGRFTLAATYFHNLFRNQINFVIDPVTFQSQYVNVNRAFAHGAEVEAHGRLRRDLTLDAAYVYTSTQVLEAPFGPDPAGSPLLRRPRHLGSLRLTYLARRWGGNLGGSFVGRRPDSDFFVAPTPITHAAGYARVDLGGWYAVHPRVTLYANLENLLDRQYNEVVGYPALGVNVRAGMRFRIGGE, encoded by the coding sequence ATGCCGCTTCGTGGTTTCCTGCTGGTTCCGATCCTGCTGGGCGCATGGGTGTGCGCTTCAGCCGAGCAACTCACGGTTCGTGTATTCGATCCGCACGGCGCCGCGGTCGGCGGCGCGCGCGTGGCACTGTACAAACAAGAGAGCTCTACTGCCGTAGCCGTACAGGCCACCAGCGCGCAGGGTGCGGCTGTGTTCGCGCAACTCACGGCCGGCGCCTATCGCGTGGAAGTTCTGGCGGCAGCCTTTGCCGCATACGAAGGCGCGGTCGAAATTCCGCGCGATGCCGAGCACAAAGCGCAACTGACGGTGGCCGGGCGCGCGGAGACCGTCGTGGTTACGGCATCGGGAACGCCTTTGCCCGCCGCCGAATCCGGAGCGCCGGTTGCGATACTTGACCGCGCAACGCTCGAAGTGATGCAGCCCACGGCCGAGGGCGAAGCCTTGCGCTTTCTGCCGGGCGCCGTCATCAATACCGCTGGACGGCGCGGCGGCATCGCGTCGCTGTTCGTGCGCGGCGGCGACTCCCGCTACAACAAGGTCCTGGTGGACGGCGTTCCGGTCGCCGAGCCCGGAGGAACGTTCGACTTCGGCGTTGTCCCGCTGCAGGAAGCCGAACGGGTGGAGTTCGTGCGCGGTGCAGTCGGCACCCTCTACGGCTCCGACGCCATGACCAGCGTGGTGGAAGTGTTCTCCGCCGCCGGCCGCACGCGTACCCCGGAGCTGCGCTTCGGCGCTGATGGCGGACATTTCTCCACGGCCCATGGGTATGCGTCGCTGGCGGGCGCGCGCGGCCGTCTGGACTTCAACCTGTTCGCGGACGAATTCCATACGCAGGGCCAGGGAGTGAACGACGAGTACGGCAATTCCTCGCAAGGCGGAAACATCGGCGTGACCCTTTCGCCGCGGGTCTTCTTCCGGCTGCGGGCGCGGCACTCCAACAACCGCTCCGGGGTGCAGGGCGCGTGGGAGTTCAACGGAGCGCCGCTGGCGTCGCCGGACATCGACCAGTTCGCACGGCAAAGGAACTTTCTGGCCTCGGCCGAGCTGGCCATCGCCGCACCGGCGCGCTGGCAGCATCGGCTGCGCGGCTACGAGTACAACCACAAGCGGCTGAACCAGGATGATGTCGCCGACCGCGGCTGCGACGTCGCAGCCTTCGACTTCACCGATTGCTTCTTTTCCTCCTTCACCAACATCAACCGCGCCGGCTTCAGCTACCAGGGCGAGTACGCCCCGCGGGCCTGGCTGCGCACTACCTTCGGCTACGAGTTCGAGGACGAGAACGGCGCGCTGGATTCGGAGTTCCTCACGCTCGACTTCGGAACGTTCACGCCGGCGCTCGGCACCAGTCACACGCGAGGCCTGCGCCGGAACCACGCGCTCTACGCCGAGCAGGTGTTCACGCGCGGGCGCATCGCCGCCGTCTACGGCTTCCGCTATGCGCATAACGAGAGCTTTGGCAACCGGGTGGTGCCGCGCGTCGCGGTCAGCGTGCTGGCGCTTCATGGAGGCCAGGCGCTCTCCGGGACTCGGCTGCGCTTCGCCTACGGGGAAGGCATCAAAGCGCCGCGCTTCGAGGAATCATTCGGCTTCACCGGATCCTTTCCTACGTTGCCCAATCCTGACCTGAAGGCGGAGGAGAACCGGTCGCTGGAGGGCGGCTTCGAGCAGGGTTTTGCGGGGGGCCGCTTCACGCTGGCCGCCACCTACTTTCACAATCTGTTTCGCAACCAGATCAACTTCGTCATTGATCCGGTGACTTTCCAGAGCCAGTACGTGAATGTGAACCGCGCGTTCGCGCACGGCGCGGAAGTCGAAGCGCACGGACGGCTGCGGCGCGACCTGACGCTGGACGCCGCCTATGTCTACACTTCCACCCAGGTGCTGGAAGCTCCGTTCGGGCCGGATCCGGCAGGTTCGCCGCTGCTGCGCCGACCGCGACATTTGGGCTCGCTGCGGCTTACCTACCTGGCGCGACGCTGGGGCGGCAACCTGGGCGGCAGCTTCGTGGGGCGGCGTCCGGATTCGGACTTCTTCGTTGCGCCCACGCCTATCACCCACGCCGCCGGATACGCGCGCGTGGACCTGGGCGGGTGGTACGCGGTACATCCGCGCGTGACGCTCTACGCCAACCTCGAGAACCTGCTCGATCGCCAGTACAACGAAGTCGTAGGCTATCCTGCCCTCGGAGTGAACGTGCGCGCCGGCATGCGGTTCCGGATCGGCGGCGAATAG
- a CDS encoding PilZ domain-containing protein has product MSTTPKTAPDERKSATVALFSLDEPTAGVLRDCFRQFGIRTEAVVGDAVERLHKQKFEACVLRLNEEAEAILQAARGSPSNRRIVVYGISRGPEEAIRYSKYGVNAMLQEPVDRQSALKVVRATHLLVINELRIYVRVPVFTELAIERAGRKFTASTLEVSAGGMSLRCPEKMALGENVEVGFTLPGEKPLKLGATVVWRRDPDVIGLRFEPGDERRIAVRQWIDTYLGIG; this is encoded by the coding sequence ATGAGTACGACCCCGAAGACAGCGCCGGACGAACGCAAGTCCGCGACCGTCGCGCTGTTCTCCCTGGACGAGCCCACGGCGGGTGTGTTGCGCGACTGCTTCCGTCAGTTTGGCATCCGCACGGAAGCCGTGGTGGGCGACGCGGTCGAGCGTCTTCATAAGCAGAAGTTCGAGGCTTGCGTGCTGCGGCTGAACGAGGAGGCGGAGGCCATTCTGCAGGCGGCACGGGGCTCGCCTTCGAACCGGCGGATCGTGGTGTACGGCATCAGCCGCGGCCCGGAAGAAGCCATCCGCTACTCCAAGTACGGCGTCAATGCCATGCTGCAGGAGCCGGTGGACCGGCAATCCGCGCTCAAGGTGGTGCGCGCCACGCATCTGCTGGTGATCAACGAGCTGCGCATCTACGTGCGCGTGCCCGTATTCACCGAGCTGGCCATCGAGCGCGCCGGGCGCAAGTTCACCGCCTCCACCCTGGAAGTGAGCGCCGGAGGGATGTCGCTGCGCTGCCCGGAGAAGATGGCGCTGGGGGAAAACGTGGAGGTGGGCTTCACACTGCCGGGCGAAAAGCCGCTGAAGCTGGGAGCCACGGTGGTGTGGCGGCGCGATCCGGACGTCATTGGCCTGCGCTTCGAACCCGGCGATGAACGCCGGATAGCTGTCCGCCAGTGGATCGATACCTATCTGGGTATCGGCTGA
- the moaC gene encoding cyclic pyranopterin monophosphate synthase MoaC, translating into MPKKLSHFDTRGRARMVDVSAKPATRREAEATAFVAMSRRVLKALPRNPKGNPLEVARFAGISAAKRTAELIPMCHPLPLSHVDVTTRLCENGVSIAARVATTAPTGVEMEALVAASVAALTVYDMCKALDKGMEIRRVVLERKTGGKSGDYRRARPRK; encoded by the coding sequence ATGCCGAAAAAGCTTTCCCATTTCGATACGCGCGGGCGGGCGCGCATGGTAGATGTTTCGGCCAAGCCGGCCACGCGCCGCGAAGCCGAAGCCACGGCCTTTGTCGCTATGTCCCGCCGCGTGCTCAAGGCGCTGCCCAGGAATCCCAAGGGGAATCCGCTGGAAGTGGCGCGCTTTGCGGGAATCAGCGCCGCCAAGCGCACCGCCGAGCTGATTCCCATGTGTCATCCGCTGCCGTTGAGCCACGTTGATGTGACCACACGGCTGTGCGAGAATGGCGTCTCCATCGCCGCCCGCGTGGCCACTACGGCGCCTACCGGCGTGGAGATGGAAGCGCTGGTGGCCGCCAGCGTTGCCGCTCTGACCGTTTACGACATGTGCAAAGCCCTGGACAAGGGCATGGAGATCCGCCGGGTCGTGCTCGAGCGCAAGACGGGCGGCAAGAGCGGTGACTACCGGCGTGCGCGCCCGAGGAAATAG
- a CDS encoding sensor domain-containing diguanylate cyclase, producing MQKIAILYDASQAVLSTFELDEVLNRILSILRDYFQFQNATIFLLDTANNELYVRAHFGRAAGSEGSRIPVGKGLIGTAAQIKRPIYAPDVSKDPRYVRAMESTRSEVAIPLMVRDDVVGVLDCQSDQLDFFSQETVDLLALFSTQASIALENARLYSLERRRSTQLEAINTIARETTGMLDLSQLLDKVCSMILSSFPVDEVAVLLREEEGDLVIQAQQGRLTPRMRIGGRLPSGAGLCGRALASGRPVVENDVSKVEGYVTGYDETRSELCLPLISFGQTLGVLALENATENAFQPADVQALESMADICAGAIQNARFFDRVKQMAYLDGLTSIYNRRYFEMRVVEEMERASRYTGQMAVIMVDIDHFKKLNDEFGHLLGDEVLRQMSAIFTQQLRKADVVCRYGGEEFAILVPETTGENAMGVAEKLRRVVESWPFPGVPRPVTISAGVADYPENGTTRDELVRAADEALYAAKQAGRNRVMAAVGVRKG from the coding sequence ATGCAGAAGATCGCCATCCTGTACGACGCCAGCCAGGCCGTCCTCTCGACCTTCGAGCTGGACGAAGTGCTGAACCGGATCCTTTCCATCCTGCGGGACTACTTCCAGTTCCAGAACGCCACCATTTTTCTGCTGGACACTGCGAACAATGAACTTTACGTGCGCGCGCACTTCGGGCGCGCCGCCGGCAGCGAAGGCAGCCGCATACCGGTGGGCAAAGGACTGATCGGAACGGCGGCCCAGATCAAGCGCCCCATCTATGCCCCCGACGTCTCCAAGGATCCGCGCTATGTGAGAGCGATGGAATCCACGCGCTCCGAGGTGGCGATTCCGCTGATGGTGCGCGACGACGTGGTGGGCGTCCTGGACTGCCAGAGCGACCAACTGGACTTCTTCAGCCAGGAGACGGTGGACCTGCTCGCGCTCTTCTCCACCCAGGCCTCTATCGCGCTGGAGAACGCGCGGCTGTATTCGCTGGAGCGCCGGCGTTCCACGCAGCTGGAAGCCATCAACACTATCGCCCGCGAAACCACCGGCATGCTGGACCTGAGCCAGTTGCTGGACAAGGTCTGTTCCATGATCCTGTCTTCCTTCCCGGTAGACGAGGTGGCGGTGCTTCTGCGCGAGGAAGAAGGCGACCTGGTGATCCAGGCGCAGCAGGGCCGGTTAACACCGCGCATGCGCATTGGTGGTCGGCTGCCGTCGGGCGCCGGCCTCTGCGGGCGGGCGCTGGCCAGCGGTCGCCCGGTGGTGGAAAACGACGTGAGCAAGGTCGAAGGCTACGTGACCGGATACGACGAGACCCGCTCCGAGCTGTGCCTGCCGCTGATCTCCTTCGGGCAGACTCTGGGCGTGCTGGCGCTGGAGAACGCGACCGAGAACGCCTTCCAGCCCGCCGACGTGCAGGCGCTGGAGTCCATGGCCGACATCTGCGCCGGCGCCATCCAGAACGCGCGCTTTTTCGACCGCGTGAAGCAGATGGCGTACCTCGACGGCCTGACCTCCATCTACAACCGGCGCTACTTCGAGATGCGCGTGGTGGAGGAGATGGAGCGCGCCAGCCGCTACACCGGGCAGATGGCCGTGATCATGGTGGATATCGACCACTTCAAGAAACTGAACGACGAGTTCGGCCACCTGCTGGGCGACGAAGTGCTGCGCCAGATGTCCGCCATCTTCACCCAGCAACTGCGCAAGGCCGACGTGGTGTGCCGCTACGGCGGCGAGGAGTTCGCCATCCTGGTGCCGGAGACCACCGGCGAGAACGCCATGGGCGTGGCCGAGAAGCTGCGCCGCGTGGTCGAGTCCTGGCCCTTCCCCGGCGTGCCGCGACCAGTGACCATCAGCGCCGGCGTGGCCGACTATCCCGAGAACGGCACTACGCGCGACGAACTGGTGCGCGCCGCCGACGAAGCCCTCTACGCCGCCAAGCAGGCCGGCCGCAACCGCGTGATGGCCGCCGTGGGCGTGCGCAAAGGGTAG
- a CDS encoding ABC transporter permease yields MRNVWLILKREYRAWVFTRAFWFTTLLMPLLISVLLVIPARLASYRLEVRRSIVVVASRAEFGEMLRQQLTEVDESNPTAVKFQVRVSTHATDAERESLRAQVAAGAIDGYLWATDDALAERKVLYSSRGVGDFMEWGGLRVALQVAMMREELRRHGAANVNMQELLRPFDLQTVRVEQGTERRWSGRSMVVMTVLLVTSLYGVVLMYGVILMRSVLEEKASRIVEVLLSSVSSRQLMAGKILGVGLVGMTQMGIWALMGVAVLIPAMAKWKDIGLQLPLSTLLFFPVFFVLGYLLYAGLWAVLAAITNSEQEAYQLQTLVMLPLLVSIILVFFVIRRPDATASIWLSMVPFFAPLLMYVRILVEMPPAWQIILCLGLLTGTTWGLLGLCARIYRIGILMYGKRPTLAEVWRWTKYA; encoded by the coding sequence ATGCGTAACGTATGGCTCATCCTGAAGCGGGAGTACCGGGCATGGGTGTTCACCCGCGCCTTCTGGTTCACTACCCTGCTCATGCCCCTGCTGATTTCGGTGCTGCTGGTGATTCCCGCGCGCCTGGCCAGCTACCGCCTGGAGGTGCGGCGCAGCATCGTGGTCGTGGCGTCGCGGGCAGAGTTCGGCGAGATGCTGCGGCAGCAGCTCACCGAAGTCGATGAGAGCAACCCCACGGCGGTGAAGTTCCAGGTGCGCGTCAGCACCCATGCGACGGACGCGGAGCGGGAATCGCTGCGCGCCCAGGTTGCCGCAGGCGCCATCGATGGCTACCTGTGGGCGACCGACGACGCTTTGGCCGAACGCAAAGTGCTCTACAGCTCGCGCGGCGTAGGCGACTTCATGGAGTGGGGCGGCCTGCGTGTCGCCCTGCAGGTGGCCATGATGCGCGAAGAGCTCCGCCGGCATGGCGCTGCCAACGTCAATATGCAGGAACTGCTGCGGCCATTCGATCTGCAGACGGTGCGGGTGGAGCAGGGAACGGAGCGGCGCTGGAGCGGCCGCAGCATGGTGGTCATGACCGTGCTGCTGGTGACCTCGCTCTATGGCGTGGTGCTGATGTACGGCGTCATTCTGATGCGCTCCGTGCTGGAGGAGAAAGCGTCTCGCATCGTCGAAGTGCTTCTTTCTTCCGTTTCTTCCCGCCAGTTGATGGCCGGCAAGATCCTGGGCGTGGGGTTGGTAGGCATGACGCAGATGGGTATCTGGGCGCTGATGGGGGTCGCCGTGCTGATTCCCGCCATGGCCAAGTGGAAGGACATCGGCCTGCAACTTCCTCTCAGCACTCTGCTCTTCTTTCCCGTCTTCTTCGTGCTGGGATACCTGCTGTACGCCGGGCTATGGGCGGTGCTGGCGGCCATCACCAATTCCGAGCAGGAAGCCTACCAGTTGCAGACCCTGGTGATGCTGCCGCTGCTGGTCTCGATCATTCTGGTGTTCTTCGTCATCCGGCGGCCGGACGCGACGGCTTCCATCTGGCTCTCCATGGTGCCTTTCTTCGCGCCGCTGCTGATGTACGTGCGCATCCTGGTGGAGATGCCTCCGGCATGGCAGATCATCCTGTGCCTTGGGTTGCTGACCGGCACCACCTGGGGGCTGCTGGGGTTGTGCGCGCGTATCTACCGCATCGGCATCCTGATGTACGGCAAGCGGCCAACGTTGGCGGAAGTGTGGCGATGGACGAAGTACGCGTGA
- a CDS encoding response regulator, giving the protein MQANVKVLLVDDNPMVLEMLRAALDPLAHVSTSTDGADALLKLIDEPPDLLISDFRMPGLDGQQLLDKIRSRAATAKMPVILLASRVDITDKLRGLQSVEELVEKPFFLRDATARIKKAIDRIALEKMARDAPGEGVLRGSLAQMNVMDLLQSLELGHKTCKLVLSSDGERCEMYFTDGQINHAVYGPLKGDDAVYKVLGWPGGSFTIDFTGKSAEQTCTRSTQGLLMEGLRLIDEANRDAEENILET; this is encoded by the coding sequence ATGCAGGCCAACGTCAAAGTACTGCTGGTGGACGACAACCCGATGGTGCTGGAGATGCTGCGCGCCGCCTTGGATCCTTTGGCCCACGTCTCGACCTCCACGGACGGCGCCGACGCCCTGCTCAAGCTCATCGACGAGCCCCCCGACCTGCTCATCAGCGACTTCCGCATGCCCGGGCTCGACGGCCAGCAGCTCCTGGACAAGATCCGCAGCCGCGCCGCGACCGCCAAGATGCCCGTCATCCTGCTGGCCAGCCGCGTCGATATCACCGACAAGCTGCGGGGCTTGCAGTCGGTCGAAGAGCTGGTGGAAAAGCCCTTCTTCCTGCGCGACGCCACCGCCCGCATCAAGAAGGCCATTGACCGCATCGCGCTGGAGAAGATGGCGCGCGATGCTCCCGGCGAAGGCGTGCTGCGCGGCAGCCTGGCGCAGATGAACGTCATGGACCTGTTGCAGTCGCTGGAGCTGGGCCACAAGACCTGCAAGCTGGTCCTGAGCAGCGACGGCGAGCGCTGCGAAATGTATTTCACCGACGGCCAGATCAACCACGCCGTCTACGGACCCTTGAAGGGCGACGACGCCGTGTACAAGGTCCTGGGCTGGCCGGGTGGCAGCTTCACCATCGACTTCACCGGCAAGAGCGCGGAGCAGACCTGCACCCGCTCCACCCAGGGGCTGCTCATGGAAGGCTTGCGCCTGATTGACGAGGCCAACCGCGACGCCGAAGAGAACATCCTCGAAACCTGA
- a CDS encoding ATP-binding cassette domain-containing protein has product MATVVLDRVRKAYDHFVAVDSLSFAISPGTIFGLLGPNGAGKTTTLRMILGILVPDAGEVRLFGEPFQRQHLRRIGYLPEERGLYKRMKVLDQLRFLGEIKGMAGSEAERRARQWCERLDIADWLPRKVEELSKGMQQKVQFVAALLHDPEFVILDEPFAGMDPVNTAMLKDVLVELKNAGRTVLFSTHRMEQIERLCDTICLLHRGHAVLQGDLKRIKAGYGRNMVHVSYEGAAAFLTGNGIVESFNDYGNYAEVRLKAGADAHEFLKLVAATCRVSRFELVEPSLEQIFLEVVAKADA; this is encoded by the coding sequence ATGGCCACCGTCGTCCTGGACCGTGTCCGCAAGGCTTACGACCACTTTGTGGCAGTGGACAGCCTCTCGTTTGCCATCTCGCCGGGGACCATTTTCGGACTTTTGGGCCCGAACGGCGCCGGCAAGACCACCACGCTGCGCATGATCCTGGGCATCCTGGTGCCGGATGCGGGCGAGGTTCGGCTGTTCGGCGAACCCTTCCAGCGCCAGCACCTGCGGCGCATCGGATACCTGCCGGAGGAGCGCGGCCTTTACAAGCGCATGAAGGTGCTCGACCAGCTGCGGTTCCTGGGCGAAATCAAGGGAATGGCGGGCAGCGAAGCGGAACGCCGGGCGCGGCAATGGTGCGAACGGCTGGACATTGCCGACTGGCTGCCACGCAAGGTCGAAGAACTCTCCAAAGGCATGCAGCAGAAGGTGCAGTTCGTGGCGGCGTTGCTCCACGACCCGGAGTTCGTCATCCTGGATGAGCCCTTCGCGGGCATGGATCCCGTGAACACCGCCATGTTGAAGGATGTGCTGGTGGAGCTGAAAAACGCCGGTCGCACCGTGCTGTTTTCCACCCACCGCATGGAGCAGATCGAGCGTCTCTGCGACACCATCTGTCTGTTGCACCGCGGACATGCCGTGCTGCAGGGCGACCTCAAGCGCATCAAGGCAGGCTACGGGCGGAACATGGTGCACGTGAGCTACGAGGGCGCGGCCGCCTTCCTGACCGGCAACGGCATAGTGGAATCCTTCAACGACTACGGCAATTACGCCGAAGTGCGGCTGAAAGCGGGCGCCGACGCACACGAATTCCTGAAGCTGGTAGCGGCCACCTGCCGCGTGAGCCGTTTCGAGCTGGTGGAACCCTCGCTGGAGCAGATCTTCCTGGAGGTTGTGGCCAAGGCCGATGCGTAA
- a CDS encoding MogA/MoaB family molybdenum cofactor biosynthesis protein produces MTAAVLTVSDSAARGERRDLSGPAVAEALRRKGFEVVAVEIAPDERTTIENALMRLAARVRLVVTTGGTGLAERDVTPEATRAVCERLVDGLSERMRLEGARKTPMAALSRGLCGTRGQSLVVNLPGNPAGATDSLAAIVDLLPHALELLAGDTAHPAGHA; encoded by the coding sequence ATGACGGCCGCGGTGCTCACGGTCAGCGACTCGGCGGCACGCGGCGAGCGCCGGGACCTCTCCGGTCCGGCGGTGGCCGAGGCGCTACGGCGCAAAGGGTTCGAGGTGGTCGCGGTGGAGATCGCGCCCGACGAGCGCACCACCATCGAGAACGCCCTCATGCGCCTGGCGGCGCGAGTGCGCCTGGTGGTCACCACCGGCGGCACCGGCCTGGCCGAGCGCGACGTTACACCTGAGGCTACGCGCGCCGTCTGCGAGCGTCTGGTGGATGGCCTCTCCGAACGCATGCGTCTCGAGGGCGCGCGCAAGACGCCCATGGCCGCACTGAGCCGCGGCCTGTGCGGCACGCGCGGGCAGTCGCTCGTGGTCAACCTGCCCGGCAACCCCGCAGGCGCCACCGACTCCCTGGCCGCCATCGTGGACCTGCTGCCGCACGCCTTGGAACTGCTCGCGGGGGACACCGCCCACCCGGCGGGCCATGCCTGA
- a CDS encoding lysophospholipid acyltransferase family protein codes for MDEVRVTAGAAPQEKPRTEVRFTVWQRFVIWLATWAGTLAIRVIAPTLRWAVSIEEGGPAEGNVRPAIYVFWHRCVFVATWHFRERDIAVMTSQSFDGEYIARIIEKFGYGAVRGSSSRGAVRALLGMHREIDEGRTVAFTIDGPRGPRYVAKPGPVLLARNTGVPVMCFHIALEDPWVLPSWDQFMIPKPFSRALVRIGRLIHVPEDADSPALDRYHAEMQATLDRIRAFAEQNVARLR; via the coding sequence ATGGACGAAGTACGCGTGACCGCCGGCGCGGCGCCGCAGGAGAAGCCGCGAACAGAAGTCCGCTTCACGGTGTGGCAGAGGTTCGTGATTTGGCTGGCCACGTGGGCGGGTACGCTCGCCATTCGCGTGATTGCTCCGACGCTGCGCTGGGCGGTTTCCATTGAGGAAGGCGGTCCGGCAGAGGGCAACGTCCGTCCGGCCATCTACGTGTTCTGGCATCGCTGCGTGTTCGTGGCCACCTGGCATTTCCGGGAGCGTGACATCGCCGTGATGACCAGCCAGAGCTTCGACGGCGAGTACATCGCGCGCATCATCGAGAAGTTCGGATACGGCGCGGTGCGCGGATCAAGCTCGCGCGGCGCGGTGCGGGCGCTCCTGGGCATGCACCGCGAGATCGACGAGGGGCGCACCGTGGCCTTCACCATCGACGGTCCGCGCGGCCCGCGCTACGTCGCCAAGCCCGGCCCGGTGCTGCTGGCGCGCAACACGGGCGTACCCGTCATGTGTTTCCACATCGCGCTCGAGGATCCGTGGGTGCTGCCTTCGTGGGACCAGTTCATGATTCCCAAGCCGTTCTCGCGCGCCCTGGTGCGCATTGGGCGGCTCATCCACGTGCCGGAGGACGCTGATTCGCCCGCGCTCGATCGTTATCATGCCGAGATGCAGGCCACGCTCGACCGCATTCGCGCGTTCGCGGAGCAGAACGTCGCGCGCCTGCGTTGA